In Tachysurus vachellii isolate PV-2020 chromosome 3, HZAU_Pvac_v1, whole genome shotgun sequence, one genomic interval encodes:
- the LOC132843550 gene encoding globoside alpha-1,3-N-acetylgalactosaminyltransferase 1-like, translating to MVGYQVHYYLFTDRPDEVPMITLRLGHQLTKIKTQSSDRWQEITLRRMEMIERLIEERLVIEADYIFSLDVDTKFYGHWGAETLADIVAVLHPGYFRNPRTAFPYERRPESAAFIPPEEGDYYYGGAVIGGRIGNVLKLTKTCRSQLDVDRANKIEAAWQEESHLNKYFLYNKPSKVLSPEYLWQDFKEKTSNMNVIRFSQVIKNYAEVRPNP from the coding sequence ATGGTTGGTTACCAAGTTCATTATTACCTCTTTACAGATCGCCCGGATGAGGTTCCTATGATAACGCTGCGACTGGGGCATCAGTTGACcaagataaaaacacaaagctcAGACCGTTGGCAGGAAATTACACTGCGCAGGATGGAGATGATTGAAAGGCTCATTGAGGAACGTCTTGTCATTGAGGCTGACTACATATTCAGCCTTGATGTTGACACTAAATTCTATGGGCACTGGGGGGCAGAGACTTTGGCTGATATAGTTGCTGTTCTGCACCCTGGGTATTTTAGAAACCCACGGACAGCATTCCCATATGAGAGACGTCCTGAATCTGCGGCCTTCATACCACCAGAGGAGGGAGATTACTACTACGGAGGAGCCGTGATCGGAGGACGCATTGGAAATGTACTCAAGCTCACAAAAACGTGTCGCTCACAGCTGGATGTTGACCGAGCCAATAAGATTGAAGCGGCATGGCAGGAGGAGTCTCACCTGAACAAGTACTTCCTGTACAACAAACCCAGCAAAGTGCTCTCACCTGAGTACCTGTGGCAGGACTTCAAAGAGAAAACCAGCAACATGAATGTGATACGCTTCTCACAGGTGATCAAGAACTACGCTGAGGTTCGACCCAATCCATAA